A section of the Candidatus Omnitrophota bacterium genome encodes:
- a CDS encoding response regulator, with translation MEKKKILVVDDELDCLEAIKQRLEAKNYLVVVTSKAKEVFPTAEREAPDLILLDIVMPDMNGYEICELLKQGNKTRDIPIILLTGESLEPRSITKRCLKLGADSFILKPIDIEILFSKIKELLKEE, from the coding sequence ATGGAAAAAAAGAAGATACTAGTAGTCGATGATGAACTTGATTGTCTAGAGGCAATAAAGCAGAGACTAGAGGCGAAGAATTATTTGGTGGTAGTTACATCCAAGGCTAAAGAGGTTTTTCCAACGGCAGAAAGGGAGGCACCCGACTTGATCCTTCTTGATATAGTAATGCCTGATATGAATGGATATGAGATATGTGAACTCCTAAAGCAAGGAAATAAGACAAGAGATATACCCATAATACTTCTTACAGGCGAAAGTCTAGAGCCCAGAAGTATTACCAAAAGATGCCTTAAATTAGGTGCTGACTCGTTTATTTTGAAGCCAATAGATATAGAAATACTTTTTAGTAAAATAAAAGAGTTATTAAAGGAAGAGTAG